A stretch of the Thermodesulfobacteriota bacterium genome encodes the following:
- a CDS encoding riboflavin synthase: MFTGIVEDLGTVKEIKRKPKDVEFTFAIGNINLQEVVLGDSIAVNGTCLTVTSLHEKSFTVDASHETLAKTNLGELEVGKKVNLERALKAGDKLGGHIVNGHVDGIGEVISTTEQGESIEFRFSVPPELAKYIVEKGSVAIDGVSLTINTVEGNEFVVNIIPFTQEATTFGELRKASIVNIECDIIGKYVEKFLTGAKGNNSIYQFDK; this comes from the coding sequence ATGTTTACGGGCATAGTAGAAGACCTTGGCACTGTAAAGGAAATAAAAAGAAAACCCAAAGATGTGGAGTTCACCTTTGCTATAGGCAATATTAACCTGCAAGAGGTAGTGCTTGGTGACAGCATAGCTGTGAATGGCACATGTTTAACAGTAACTTCACTTCATGAGAAATCATTCACAGTAGATGCTTCACATGAGACTCTCGCAAAAACAAATCTAGGAGAGCTTGAAGTCGGAAAGAAAGTTAACTTAGAGCGTGCCCTTAAGGCCGGCGACAAATTAGGCGGACATATTGTTAACGGTCATGTGGACGGTATCGGAGAAGTAATTTCAACAACTGAGCAAGGTGAATCCATTGAATTTAGATTTTCAGTTCCCCCAGAATTAGCAAAATATATTGTCGAGAAAGGCTCAGTAGCTATAGACGGTGTGAGTTTGACTATTAATACCGTGGAAGGAAATGAATTTGTTGTTAATATTATTCCTTTCACACAAGAAGCCACCACATTTGGAGAGCTTAGAAAAGCAAGCATTGTAAATATCGAGTGCGATATTATCGGCAAGTATGTTGAGAAATTCTTAACAGGCGCAAAAGGAAATAATTCCATCTATCAATTCGACAAATGA
- a CDS encoding energy transducer TonB, whose amino-acid sequence MKKYKLNKFVLLSVGFHVILIAAVLLYFFRYPLSKAGSGDVRSGTVMVGLITSEKESENQQVQEKQDSDSKPEIITEQKPLNEIIKKEIVKKPKTKKVEKIPNKKKPVSKAEQITANTSQKSSNTDQAGIKESSSKTNAQVASISEPKYSLAYPDYNHNPKPYYPRSARKRGYEGEVKLKVLVLADGRVGDIEVLRPSGHQILDDSALDAVKNWIFVPGKENGKEISSWVTVPITFQLKNG is encoded by the coding sequence ATGAAAAAATATAAGCTAAATAAATTTGTACTGCTGTCTGTAGGGTTTCACGTAATTCTGATCGCTGCAGTACTGTTGTATTTTTTTAGGTATCCACTATCGAAAGCCGGATCCGGAGATGTTAGAAGTGGTACTGTCATGGTTGGCCTTATAACTAGCGAGAAAGAGAGCGAAAACCAACAAGTGCAGGAAAAACAGGATTCAGATAGCAAGCCTGAAATAATTACTGAGCAAAAACCACTTAATGAAATTATCAAAAAAGAAATAGTCAAAAAACCTAAAACTAAAAAAGTTGAAAAAATACCGAATAAAAAAAAGCCGGTATCAAAAGCTGAGCAAATTACTGCCAACACTTCTCAAAAATCTTCAAACACAGACCAGGCAGGTATTAAGGAAAGCTCTTCAAAAACAAATGCCCAAGTTGCATCAATCTCAGAGCCTAAGTATTCACTTGCCTACCCAGACTATAATCATAACCCAAAACCTTATTACCCAAGATCAGCCAGAAAAAGGGGGTACGAAGGTGAGGTTAAGCTCAAAGTACTAGTATTGGCTGACGGCAGAGTCGGTGATATAGAAGTTTTAAGACCCTCAGGACATCAAATTTTAGACGACTCCGCACTTGATGCTGTGAAAAATTGGATTTTTGTGCCCGGCAAAGAAAACGGTAAAGAAATCTCAAGCTGGGTCACAGTTCCAATCACCTTTCAGCTTAAAAACGGCTGA
- the lspA gene encoding signal peptidase II, producing the protein MHKLRIPIIVAAIVVILDQISKWLVVKYVPLYDKIALLPVLDVTHVRNPGAAFGIFSDLPENVRLVFFAVVLITAVLVILYFLKKTGPQDTLLRLSLGLILGGAIGNSIDRFRLRYVTDFIGFHWFDNPSLYWPPFNIADSAITIGVILILFDTFITKRGN; encoded by the coding sequence ATGCACAAACTAAGAATTCCAATAATTGTGGCGGCTATTGTTGTAATACTGGACCAGATATCTAAATGGCTGGTTGTTAAATATGTTCCGCTTTATGACAAGATCGCACTTTTGCCGGTTCTGGATGTAACTCACGTCAGAAATCCCGGGGCTGCGTTTGGAATATTCAGCGATCTGCCCGAAAACGTAAGATTAGTATTTTTTGCAGTCGTTCTAATTACAGCTGTATTAGTAATATTGTATTTTCTAAAGAAGACAGGACCGCAGGACACACTGCTTAGGCTATCGCTCGGCTTAATATTAGGTGGAGCGATTGGAAACTCCATTGATCGTTTTAGGCTAAGATATGTTACAGATTTTATTGGATTTCACTGGTTCGATAACCCCTCACTGTACTGGCCGCCATTTAACATTGCCGACTCTGCTATAACAATAGGTGTTATACTCATATTGTTCGATACATTTATTACTAAAAGAGGAAATTAG